The Fusobacterium necrophorum subsp. necrophorum genome includes the window GGAAATTGATGAATTGAGTAAGGAGAAAAAAGACTTTGAAGTGGTTACCGTTGTCTTTCCCGGAAAGAAAGGAGAAAAGAATGGAGCAGACTTTAAAGCGTGGTATCAATCTCTAGGGTATAAAAATATTAAGGTTCTATTAGATGAAAAAGGAGAAATTTTGAAATTGGTAAATCCAAGAGTATATCCGACTTCCGTGGTACTGGATGCTTCTTCCAAAGTTCAAAAAGTCATTCCGGGTCACTTGGAAAAAGCGGAAATCAAGGCTTTATTCCCTATGATGAAAATGGACATGAAGCAAATGGATAAAATGGATGCTATGAAGAAGGATGAAAAAAAAATGAATATGGAAAAAATGGGAGACAAGATGATGAAAGATAATATGAAAGAACACAAAATGAAAGATTCTATGATGAAAGACGACAAAATGATGGAAAAATCCATGAATTCTATGCACGAAAAAAAAAAGACAATGTAATATCAGCTGATATTCGGGAAATCTATCTGGCAGGAGGATGTTTCTGGGGAGTGGAAGCTTATATGGAGAAAATTTACGGAGTGGTGGATGCTGTATCCGGGTATGCAAATGGAAAAACAAAAAATCCGAAGTATGAAGATTTAATTTATCGAGGATCCGGTCATGCGGAAACGGTTCTTGTAAAATATGATGCCAATAAAATCAGCTTGGAAACACTGTTGAAATATTATTTCAGAATTATTGACCCTACCAGTGTCAATAAGCAGGGAAATGATAGAGGAACACAATACAGAACAGGAATTTACTATAACAATATACAAGACAAAAAAATCATTGAGGAAGAAATTCGTCTACAACAACAAAAATATAAGAAGAAAATAGTAGTAGAAGTTTTAAATCTTCAAAATTTCTATAAGGCAGAAGAATATCATCAAGATTATTTGAAAAAAAATCCGAATGGATATTGTCATATTGACCTTTCCAAAGCTCATGATATAATAGTAGACAAGAAGAAATATCCAAAATTGTCGGAAAAAGAACTAAAAATGAAATTAAACACACAACAATACAAGGTAACACAACAAGGGGATACCGAAAGAGCTTTTCAAAACGATTATTGGAATTTTTTTGAAGAAGGAATTTATGTGGATATCACAACAGGAGAGCCTCTATTCTCTTCCAAGGATAAGTATAATTCCGCTTGCGGTTGGCCAAGTTTTACAAAAGCGATTGTACCGGAAGTGGTGACC containing:
- a CDS encoding redoxin family protein, with protein sequence MKIWRKLLCTAMLVFGCSTAFAKGEDFSNIMLKDVTGKEYSFGKVKKPTYVKFWASWCPVCLSGLEEIDELSKEKKDFEVVTVVFPGKKGEKNGADFKAWYQSLGYKNIKVLLDEKGEILKLVNPRVYPTSVVLDASSKVQKVIPGHLEKAEIKALFPMMKMDMKQMDKMDAMKKDEKKMNMEKMGDKMMKDNMKEHKMKDSMMKDDKMMEKSMNSMHEKKKTM
- the msrAB gene encoding bifunctional peptide-methionine (S)-S-oxide reductase MsrA/peptide-methionine (R)-S-oxide reductase MsrB; the protein is MYLAGGCFWGVEAYMEKIYGVVDAVSGYANGKTKNPKYEDLIYRGSGHAETVLVKYDANKISLETLLKYYFRIIDPTSVNKQGNDRGTQYRTGIYYNNIQDKKIIEEEIRLQQQKYKKKIVVEVLNLQNFYKAEEYHQDYLKKNPNGYCHIDLSKAHDIIVDKKKYPKLSEKELKMKLNTQQYKVTQQGDTERAFQNDYWNFFEEGIYVDITTGEPLFSSKDKYNSACGWPSFTKAIVPEVVTYHKDTSFNMVRTEVRSRSGNAHLGHVFDDGPRDRGGKRYCINSAAIQFIPIKEMEAKGYGYLLSLVK